The stretch of DNA TTAATAGTCACCGCTCCAGCCGCCGTAGCATCAGATGGAGTTGTGTAAGGAGGAGGAGTGAGGCCGGGCTTTATGACAAGGAAGAGGTTTGAAAAATCGACATTTCCAAGAGCCAAACCTATCGGCGGCATAATAACATCGCTCACAAGCGATGTCACAATTGTCCCGAAGGCGGCGCCGATGATAATACCGACTGCCATATCAAGCACGTTTCCGCGCATCACAAAATCTTTGAATTCCTTGATCATCCCTGTTCCTTATCTAAACTATTGTTTCTTAATATTATCCCATTTGAGCGAAATTCCAAGTCCCATTGTTTCCTTTATCCTCGTACCGTTATCAATTTGTTTGTCATAGAGCAACTGAAGATACAAATTTGTCTGGATAAATTTGGTGACTGTTGCAGAAATAATGTGCTCCCAGTTTACATCGGCCGCTTTCCAATCGTCGTTTACCGCGGCATCCGACTCAGAAAAAAAGAGCGCCTTGTACAGAGTCAACTTGGTCGAATACGTCAGGCTTGAACCGAGAGAGGTGAGGAAATCGGTGACAGACTCAAGACCGCCATCGTCGGTGATCGTTCTCTCAGTTGCCACTGGCTGAAGCCCGATAACATCGTTGGTGATAATTTGACGTATGGCAAACCCTAAACGGCTCCGAAACTCGAGAACTTTTGGTTTATCGACAAACACGCGCAGAATACCGCCTGACTCGGTTATTTTCAGAGGATTGAGATAACGGCGGACAACCGCATTGCTGGCGTCGGTGAACTGCGTCTCCACACGCCCTGCAAGATAGGGATCGACATATCCGCCGAACGTGAAGCGGAGTACAGATTCTAAATCGATCAGATCGGTTGACTTTCTCGGTCGTTCCCAAAATGAATTGCCGGTTGCATCGAACCTTTGGGAATAGGTCTGCCCGAAAGAAAGCTTGAGCGTCGAAAGCGAGTTCAAGCGTCGAGTCAGCTGTTTGCTGGCTTCAGATTTAGAAGTAAACGTGTATGCCAGCGAACCCGATTCATCACCCGCCCAGTTATCGCTGTATGCGGCCTGAGTCGCAGTGAGTCCGCCTTCGCTTGAGAGCCGCCATTGTTTGGCGCTATCAGAAATTTGGGCGAACGTGTGCGATGTAAAAAAAAATAGCGCGCCAAGAGTAAATCGGATTTTCATCCTGTGCTATCCTTTCGAAAAAAAACTTTCACGTGTGACGACATTGTTTTCTACTTTCAAGATAGCTGGGCTAAAAATCCAGTCAAACAGAATATTCTTCGTTCTCCCCGAATCCAAACGGAGCATGACATATTTTCAATAAAATATCTTTCATTCCCTGCTCGGTTCTCCT from Candidatus Zixiibacteriota bacterium encodes:
- the mscL gene encoding large-conductance mechanosensitive channel protein MscL: MIKEFKDFVMRGNVLDMAVGIIIGAAFGTIVTSLVSDVIMPPIGLALGNVDFSNLFLVIKPGLTPPPYTTPSDATAAGAVTINYGMFITRVISFLIVAFSVFMLVRAANRMIKKEVPTPVGASVVKECTYCLMTIPIKAAKCGHCASDLRASYTN